The following coding sequences lie in one Pan paniscus chromosome X, NHGRI_mPanPan1-v2.0_pri, whole genome shotgun sequence genomic window:
- the CENPVL3 gene encoding centromere protein V-like protein 3 translates to MGVAGWARARESAGAMGRVRNRATAQRRRRKRPGDPPAACAAIAVMGASRAQCPRVQVGVGSHAAAKRWLGKLRRKRRWRRVREAGSRDPLPSAPLPDPPAPAESPKELDLGAQRERWETFRKLWGLSCEGAAKVLLDTFEYPGLVHHTGGCHCGAVRFAVWAPADLRVVDCSCRLCRKKQHRHFLVPASRFTLLQGAESIVTYRSNTHPALHSFCSRCGVQSFHAAVSDPRVYGVAPHCLDEGTVRSVVIEEVGGGDPGEEAAEEHKAIHKTSSQSAPACPREQEQ, encoded by the coding sequence ATGGGGGTAGCGGGCTGGGCACGCGCTCGGGAGTCTGCAGGCGCCATGGGCAGAGTGAGGAACCGCGCCACTGCTCAGCGGCGGAGGCGAAAGCGGCCCGGGGATCCTCCCGCCGCCTGCGCGGCCATCGCGGTCATGGGCGCCAGCCGCGCGCAGTGCCCCCGGGTCCAAGTCGGGGTCGGGAGCCACGCGGCGGCCAAGAGGTGGCTGGGAAAGTTGCGGCGGAAGCGCCGGTGGCGGCGGGTCCGGGAGGCGGGCTCCAGAGATCCGCTGCCCTCCGCGCCACTCCCGGACCCGCCGGCGCCCGCCGAGTCCCCTAAGGAGCTGGACCTGGGCGCACAGCGGGAGCGCTGGGAGACGTTCAGGAAACTGTGGGGCCTCAGCTGCGAGGGCGCCGCCAAGGTCCTGCTGGACACCTTCGAGTACCCGGGCCTCGTGCATCACACCGGGGGCTGCCACTGCGGCGCGGTCCGCTTTGCGGTCTGGGCCCCTGCAGATCTGCGCGTCGTGGATTGCagctgcaggctgtgcaggaagaaGCAGCACCGCCACTTCCTCGTCCCGGCCTCGCGCTTCACGCTGCTCCAGGGCGCAGAAAGCATCGTCACCTATCGGTCCAACACGCACCCGGCGCTGCACAGCTTCTGCAGCAGGTGCGGGGTGCAGAGTTTCCACGCAGCTGTCTCTGACCCCCGCGTGTACGGCGTCGCCCCGCACTGCCTGGACGAGGGCACCGTGCGCAGCGTGGTCATCGAGGAGGTCGGCGGTGGCGACCCGGGGGAGGAGGCCGCCGAGGAGCACAAGGCCATCCACAAGACGTCCTCCCAGTCAGCCCCTGCCTGTCCCCGCGAACAGGAGCAGTGA